The following is a genomic window from Bacteroides sp..
AAGTTCTGGTTTCGTGAATTTCAGGTTTACATCCGCCATTTGTAACACCTCGCTGTCATTCACTTTTTCCATGAATTCGGGCAAGACCTCGCGCAGTTTTTCAATATTCTGAGCCTGCAGCACATACTGCACCGGCATCCCGGAACGGCGGCCTCCGAAGGTGGACTGCTGCGTTACAAAGGCACGGGCACGTGTCATCGGGCGCAAAGCTCCCGTCAGACGGTCTGCAATTTCTTGCTGGGTTACTTCCCTTTGATTAGGTGGGGGGAGATTTAACCGGATCATTGTCCAGCCGCTCGATACCATGGCAATCAGACTTTCACGTTCAGGAACGGTGTCTTCCACCACTTCCACAACATCTTCCACATAGTCGCGCATGAATTCATACGTCACGCCTTCCGGCCCGCGCGCGTTTACGGTGATCTGCGACCGGTCTTCCATAGGTGCCATCTCGGCCGGAATGGAGTTATACAACAACACAACAAGGCCTCCGGCCACCACCAGAATGACAATGGCCATCCATCGCCTGCGCATAAACCTTTCCAGTCCCCTGCGGTAAGCCTCATTGAGGTTCCTGAAAAATCCTTCTGTGCTTTCATAAAAACGCCCATGCTTGGTGCGTTGCTTAAGGATCTTGGTCGAAAGCATGGGCGTAAAGGTAAGTGCCACAAAAGAAGAAATGGCCACCGCGCCTGCAATCACAATGCTGAACTCGCGGAACAACCGTCCAGTCATCCCTTCCAGAAATACAATGGGGAAGAACACAGCAATCAGGGTGATTGTCGTCGAGATAATCGCAAAAAAGATCTCCCTTGATCCAGCCAGGCCTGCCTGAATAGGAGTCATCCCCTGCTCTATCTTCACATAGATGTTTTCCATCATCACAATGGCATCGTCCACCACAAGGCCAATGGCAAGTACCACGGCCAGCAGCGTCAGCACGTTAATGGAAAACCCCGCGATATACATGATAAAAAACGCACCTACCAGCGACACCGGGATTACCAGGATAGGGATCAGGGTCGTACGCCAGTCGCGCAGGAACAGGAAAATGATCACAACCACCAGGACAAAAGCAATGTAAATAGTATTCATCACCTCCTTGATGGACGAGCGAATGAAGTTTGTGTTGTCAAACCCAATGCCGATGGTTACATCATCCGGAAGGTCCTTTTTAATGAATTCAATCCGACGGTACACCTCATCGGCAATTTCGATGTGGTTCGAACCAGGTTGTGGAACGATGGCATTCCCCACCATCGGAATACCGTTACGCTTAGCAAAACCACGCTGGTCTTCAGGTCCCAGTTCGGCACGGCCCACGTCCATGAAACGGACCACCAGCCCACCATCTTCCTTAATGATCAAGTTGTTAAACTCTTCGGGGGTGGTCATCAGACCCAACGTCCGAATGGTGAGTTCGGTGGTGGCTCCTTCGATGCTGCCCGATGGCAGCTCCACGTTCTCGCGGTTAATGGCATTGCGCACATCAAGGGGCGTAAGCCCGTAACCTGCAAGCTTTACCGGGTCGAGCCAAAGCCGCATGGCATAACGCTTCTGACCCCAGATATGGATGCCACTCACCCCTGAGATGGTCTGCAGCTGCTCCTTAAGTGTCAGTTCGGCAATTTCAGAAAGTTCCAGCAGGGATCTCCGGTCGCTTTCCAGCACCACAAACATGATGGGACTGGCATCGGCGTCGGCTTTCGAAACAGTAGGCGGATCAACGTCGCGGGGCAGCCTCCGCTGGGCTTGTGATACTTTGTCGCGCACGTCATTGGCCGCGGTTTCCATATCCACGCTGAGTTCAAATTCTACCGAGATCCGGGAACCGCCCTGACGACTAACGCTGGTCAGGGTACGGATGCCAGGAATACCGTTAATGCTTTGCTCCAGCGGTTCAGTGATTTGTGTCTCAATCACATCCGAGTTGGCCCCGGGATAGGAAACGCTGACTGAAATTATGGGCGGATCTACGCTGGGGAACTCCCTGACGCCCAGATAAGTCAGTCCGATCAGGCCAAACAGGAGGATCAAAATGGTAAATACCGTCGACAATACGGGGCGCTGTATACTTAGGGACGAAAGACTCATGGTATCTTACAAATTTCTGGTAAACACTATTCGGGATTCTCAACCTGATCAAGCATTACAGGCAAGCCCTGCCGCAATTGCATGACCCCGGTGACCAACAGAGTGTCGCCAAACGACAGTCCATCAACGATCTGTATTTCATCGGCCGTGCGCAATCCAGTTTCCACCTTAATTTGTTCGGCAGTCCCATTGCGATAAACATAAACCTTATCGCCATCCATCTCGGCTATCATAGCATCCGTGGGTATGGCAATGGTATTGGTTATTTCATCCAACTGCAGGTTGATCCCTGCAAAACGCCCGGGTTTCAGTTCCTCGCGACGGTTGGGATACAAAGCCCTCACCACAATGGTCCGGGTGTTGATATCCACCTTGGGGTCGACGGCATAAACGGATGCGGAAAAAGGTTCATTAATCCCGTCAATGGTGAAGGTGATGGGGAAACCCGGGGTAACGTTGCCCGAATAACGCTCAGGAATAGAAAACTCCACCTTCAGCGGGCTGATCTTGATGAGCTGTGCAATGCGGGCATTGGGATTGGCGTAAGCCCCTTCGCTCACATACCTCAATCCGATGATCCCGTCAAAGGGTGCCCTGAGCTCAGTTTCGGCGATCCGTGCCTCCAGCAGCATGATGTCGGCCTCCAGTGCCTGTAATTCCGTCACCGCCTGGTCATAACTCTCCTGGCTGATGGCATCACGTGTTAAGAGGTTGCGCTGGCGAAATTCCCGTTCCTGGGCCAATTTGAGCTGCGCCTGCAGCTTCAGTAGCTGTGCCTGCAAATGCCTGTCGTTGATCTTGGCCAGCAAATCTCCCCGCTTGACCCGCGCGCCTTCCGAAAAGTTAATGCTGACAATCTTCCCACTGGTTTCAAAGGAAAGATCCACCTCCTCATCTGGAAGCAGCGTGCCCGTGCTGTTGATCATCTCGCGCAGGTTAGATGGGGTGATGACCAGGCCATTGGCCTGCAAGGCCCTCATCTGGAAACCGCCTCCGCCCATTCCGCCACCAGGCCCTTCTTCATTTTTCTGAAAAAGAGGCTTAATTTTCGGGTAAAATATCAAACCCAGGATGAACAAAATGGTCAAGATGGTTAAAACCAAACGAAGATTCTTTTTCATATGTTTTGGTGTGATGACGTGATTTTTGATGGAAATTTCTTAACGGTACGATTATATTTGAC
Proteins encoded in this region:
- a CDS encoding efflux RND transporter permease subunit is translated as MSLSSLSIQRPVLSTVFTILILLFGLIGLTYLGVREFPSVDPPIISVSVSYPGANSDVIETQITEPLEQSINGIPGIRTLTSVSRQGGSRISVEFELSVDMETAANDVRDKVSQAQRRLPRDVDPPTVSKADADASPIMFVVLESDRRSLLELSEIAELTLKEQLQTISGVSGIHIWGQKRYAMRLWLDPVKLAGYGLTPLDVRNAINRENVELPSGSIEGATTELTIRTLGLMTTPEEFNNLIIKEDGGLVVRFMDVGRAELGPEDQRGFAKRNGIPMVGNAIVPQPGSNHIEIADEVYRRIEFIKKDLPDDVTIGIGFDNTNFIRSSIKEVMNTIYIAFVLVVVIIFLFLRDWRTTLIPILVIPVSLVGAFFIMYIAGFSINVLTLLAVVLAIGLVVDDAIVMMENIYVKIEQGMTPIQAGLAGSREIFFAIISTTITLIAVFFPIVFLEGMTGRLFREFSIVIAGAVAISSFVALTFTPMLSTKILKQRTKHGRFYESTEGFFRNLNEAYRRGLERFMRRRWMAIVILVVAGGLVVLLYNSIPAEMAPMEDRSQITVNARGPEGVTYEFMRDYVEDVVEVVEDTVPERESLIAMVSSGWTMIRLNLPPPNQREVTQQEIADRLTGALRPMTRARAFVTQQSTFGGRRSGMPVQYVLQAQNIEKLREVLPEFMEKVNDSEVLQMADVNLKFTKPELQITINREKANSLGVSAQNVGQTLQLALSGQRFGYFFMNGKQYQILGEIERENRNKPLDLKSLYVRNNSGDMVQLDNLVTLKEQTAPPQLYRYNRFVAATISSGLAPGKTISEGLAEMDRIADEVLDDTFRTALAGDSKDFQESSSSLMFAFLLALVLIFLVLSAQFESFKDPFIVMMTVPLAITGALLFMWYFNITMNIFSQIGIIMLIGLVSKNGILMVEFANQRKRSGMKKIEAIKYAAAARFRPILMTSLSTILGVMPLALGFGEGAQSRVAMGVAVVGGLVLSTFLTLFVVPAIYCYVSTENKDVKNEAETTVS
- a CDS encoding efflux RND transporter periplasmic adaptor subunit — encoded protein: MKKNLRLVLTILTILFILGLIFYPKIKPLFQKNEEGPGGGMGGGGFQMRALQANGLVITPSNLREMINSTGTLLPDEEVDLSFETSGKIVSINFSEGARVKRGDLLAKINDRHLQAQLLKLQAQLKLAQEREFRQRNLLTRDAISQESYDQAVTELQALEADIMLLEARIAETELRAPFDGIIGLRYVSEGAYANPNARIAQLIKISPLKVEFSIPERYSGNVTPGFPITFTIDGINEPFSASVYAVDPKVDINTRTIVVRALYPNRREELKPGRFAGINLQLDEITNTIAIPTDAMIAEMDGDKVYVYRNGTAEQIKVETGLRTADEIQIVDGLSFGDTLLVTGVMQLRQGLPVMLDQVENPE